The following proteins come from a genomic window of Phnomibacter ginsenosidimutans:
- the tnpA gene encoding IS200/IS605 family transposase — MKHAFETMSHSYNKIWIHAIWATKERMPLIHANVENQIHQFINEQLAELGCPAKIINGMPDHIHCLFLLSPQKSVAEIIKHIKGSSSHFINQQNMVAEKFAWQTGYAAYSVSASVVGKVVEYIRNQKGHHQKKTFLQEYDEFLLAYGLDKND, encoded by the coding sequence GTGAAACACGCTTTTGAAACCATGTCGCACTCGTACAATAAAATTTGGATTCATGCCATTTGGGCTACCAAAGAAAGAATGCCATTGATTCATGCGAACGTTGAAAATCAAATTCACCAATTCATCAACGAACAATTGGCTGAACTAGGTTGTCCGGCAAAAATCATCAATGGTATGCCTGACCATATTCATTGTTTGTTTTTGCTGTCTCCTCAAAAATCAGTGGCAGAGATTATCAAACACATAAAAGGCAGTAGCTCTCACTTTATCAATCAACAAAATATGGTAGCTGAAAAATTTGCCTGGCAAACAGGATATGCCGCTTATTCCGTTTCAGCATCGGTGGTAGGTAAAGTAGTTGAATATATACGGAATCAAAAGGGCCATCATCAAAAGAAAACCTTTTTGCAAGAGTACGATGAGTTTCTTCTGGCTTATGGTTTAGACAAGAATGATTAG
- a CDS encoding DUF4870 domain-containing protein: MAQSFDPQDILNRDETFATPPTSDERTMAILCHVLSLFFWIVPALIIYLIKKDESPYVAAHAKESLNFQITMTIVAIGLFISIIGILLLWLVGILSLVLVIVATVKASENKLYRYPLTWRLIK, encoded by the coding sequence ATGGCACAGTCATTCGATCCTCAGGATATTTTGAACCGCGACGAAACTTTTGCAACACCGCCCACCAGCGATGAACGTACCATGGCCATTTTGTGTCATGTGCTTTCCTTATTCTTCTGGATAGTACCCGCCTTGATTATTTACCTCATCAAAAAAGATGAATCTCCCTATGTAGCCGCACATGCCAAGGAGTCGCTCAATTTTCAAATTACCATGACGATTGTTGCTATCGGGTTATTCATCAGCATCATTGGTATTTTACTGCTATGGTTAGTAGGCATTCTTTCGTTGGTGCTGGTAATAGTAGCTACTGTAAAAGCGTCGGAAAATAAACTGTATCGCTACCCGCTCACCTGGCGTTTGATTAAGTAA
- a CDS encoding TonB-dependent receptor family protein produces the protein MYKIFLLTLLLPAVALAQPQQDTLNGKEDMPQVTIVGYKDRLLAKVPGSVSVLKFKDIQTLQPISGNDIVRRVPGINITDEEGAGLRINIGIRGLDPDRSRSVLMLEDGIPVALNPYGEPEMYFTPVIDKVRSIEVLKGSGQVLFGPQTIGGVVNFITANPPDSATTEVRLRGGENGFFSGYASYGNTVGNTGFIVSFLRKQANNMGPTWFHINDLSAKLKIRLNDKSSIGFKLGLYDELSNSTYIGITTPMWLKAGADDFVRIAPHDRLPVRRYNISATHNYRFTNNIQLQTTAFAYSITRNWQRQDFSYSRTAANQTGVVWGDTTISNGAIFMLNSNGHRNRQFEVMGVEPRLTIKGKLGNGEHQLKLGARALYEKANEQFVIGAKADATAGNIRDNEIRSGLALSAFVQEEWQLNKKLRLNAGVRAEQFDYSRRILRGRFTVNSVSNVVRDTNVLASRNIVALIPGAGFSYEASEQFTFFGGVHKGYAPPRTKDAITPTGVTLDLDAENSWNYELGTRFAIGNIISGELTAFMMDFQNQIIPTSVSSGNANATGLANGGATRHKGVELGVQWDISKTLGMKKMGRFTQQQSDIRE, from the coding sequence ATGTACAAAATATTCCTCCTGACGCTGCTGCTGCCTGCAGTTGCTTTGGCACAGCCACAACAAGACACCCTTAACGGCAAAGAAGACATGCCACAGGTAACCATCGTTGGTTATAAAGACCGCCTGCTGGCCAAGGTGCCCGGCTCGGTTTCAGTACTCAAATTCAAAGACATACAAACACTTCAGCCCATCAGCGGCAATGATATTGTGCGTCGGGTGCCCGGCATCAACATAACCGATGAAGAAGGCGCCGGCCTTCGCATCAACATCGGCATCCGTGGCCTCGACCCCGACCGTAGTCGCAGTGTGCTCATGCTGGAAGATGGCATCCCCGTTGCCCTCAACCCCTATGGCGAACCCGAAATGTATTTTACCCCCGTCATCGATAAAGTACGCAGCATTGAAGTGCTGAAAGGCAGTGGCCAGGTATTGTTTGGCCCGCAAACCATCGGTGGTGTGGTCAATTTTATCACTGCTAATCCTCCCGACTCCGCCACTACTGAAGTGAGGCTTCGGGGTGGTGAAAACGGGTTTTTCAGCGGCTATGCCAGTTATGGCAATACCGTGGGCAACACGGGTTTTATTGTTAGCTTTTTGCGCAAGCAGGCCAACAACATGGGACCTACCTGGTTTCACATCAACGACCTGAGTGCCAAACTCAAAATCAGGCTCAATGATAAAAGCAGCATTGGTTTTAAACTGGGCCTATATGATGAGCTCAGTAATAGCACCTACATCGGCATTACTACTCCCATGTGGTTGAAAGCTGGTGCCGACGATTTTGTACGCATTGCTCCACATGACCGTTTGCCCGTTCGCCGCTACAACATTAGCGCTACACACAACTATCGTTTTACCAATAATATCCAACTGCAAACCACTGCATTTGCGTATAGCATCACCAGAAACTGGCAACGACAGGATTTTAGCTACAGCCGTACTGCTGCCAACCAAACCGGCGTAGTTTGGGGCGACACGACTATAAGCAACGGTGCCATATTTATGCTCAACAGCAATGGCCACCGCAACCGCCAGTTTGAAGTAATGGGTGTAGAACCCCGACTCACTATCAAAGGCAAACTGGGCAATGGTGAACACCAGTTGAAACTCGGTGCACGGGCACTGTATGAAAAAGCCAATGAGCAATTTGTAATTGGCGCCAAAGCTGATGCCACAGCTGGTAATATCCGCGACAATGAAATTCGCAGCGGCCTAGCCCTCAGTGCATTTGTGCAAGAAGAATGGCAACTGAATAAAAAGCTCCGCCTCAATGCCGGTGTACGTGCAGAGCAGTTCGATTATAGCCGCCGCATACTTCGTGGAAGGTTTACAGTAAATAGCGTTAGCAATGTAGTGCGTGATACCAACGTACTGGCCAGCCGCAACATTGTAGCCCTCATTCCCGGTGCAGGATTTTCGTATGAAGCCAGTGAGCAATTCACCTTTTTTGGTGGCGTACACAAAGGCTATGCACCACCCCGCACCAAAGATGCCATTACCCCAACAGGCGTTACCCTCGACCTTGATGCAGAAAACAGCTGGAACTATGAACTGGGCACCCGCTTTGCTATTGGCAATATCATCAGCGGCGAACTCACCGCATTCATGATGGATTTTCAAAACCAGATTATACCCACCAGTGTAAGCAGCGGCAATGCCAACGCTACAGGCTTGGCCAATGGTGGAGCTACCCGCCACAAAGGTGTAGAGCTGGGTGTACAATGGGATATCAGCAAAACACTGGGCATGAAAAAAATGGGCCGTTTTACTCAACAACAATCTGACATACGTGAATAG
- the pckA gene encoding phosphoenolpyruvate carboxykinase (ATP), with product MEQTIARNIISLKHLGIRTGQIHYQLSPETLTEQTLLQGQGEISATGALCIRTGKFTGRSPQDKFIVKDALTANTVHWNNFNMPIDEQYFLQLRQKMAGYMSEQPALWVRDGYVCADDRFRLNIRVINEHAWSNLFAYNMFMRPTQEELKTFEPDWIIMQAPGFEAEPKLDGTRSPHFAIISFTHKMILIGGTGYTGEMKKGIFTILNYILPQQQQVLSMHCSANVGRLGDTAVFFGLSGTGKTTLSADPNRQLIGDDEHGWTKDGVFNFEGGCYAKCIDLTAEKEPEIFAAIKPGALLENIVFVPGTNEVDFSAKDITENTRVSYPLHFISNAKSPAVAGIPRNIFFLTCDANGVLPPISRLTREQAMYHFISGYTARVAGTEAGVTEPKSTFSACFGAPFLPLHPGKYAQMLGEKLQQHDVNVWLINTGWIGGAYGTGSRIKLSYTRAMITAALNGELDDLKYELLPYFRLQVPMHCPGVPSEVLNPRKNWPDAAAYDQRAAALAHDFVQNFEKYASGVTAEILAAAPVLHNDQN from the coding sequence ATGGAACAAACCATTGCCCGAAACATTATTTCCCTGAAACACCTTGGCATCCGCACAGGTCAGATTCACTACCAGCTTAGCCCCGAAACACTTACCGAGCAAACCTTGCTCCAGGGTCAGGGTGAGATTAGCGCTACCGGAGCTTTGTGCATCCGTACCGGAAAATTTACCGGTCGCAGTCCGCAGGATAAGTTCATTGTGAAGGACGCCCTCACGGCCAACACCGTTCACTGGAACAACTTCAACATGCCCATTGATGAGCAGTACTTTTTGCAGCTGCGCCAAAAAATGGCCGGCTACATGAGTGAGCAACCAGCGCTTTGGGTACGAGATGGATACGTATGTGCCGACGATCGTTTTCGACTCAACATTCGGGTGATTAACGAACATGCTTGGAGCAACCTGTTTGCCTACAATATGTTTATGCGGCCTACGCAGGAGGAGCTCAAAACATTTGAGCCCGATTGGATCATCATGCAAGCCCCCGGCTTTGAAGCCGAGCCCAAACTGGATGGTACCAGAAGCCCGCATTTTGCCATCATTTCATTTACACATAAAATGATTTTGATAGGTGGCACCGGCTATACCGGCGAAATGAAAAAAGGTATTTTCACCATCCTGAATTACATACTGCCCCAGCAGCAGCAAGTGCTGAGCATGCACTGCTCGGCCAACGTAGGCCGGCTGGGCGATACTGCCGTCTTTTTTGGCCTGAGCGGAACAGGAAAAACAACGCTGAGTGCCGACCCCAACCGCCAGTTGATTGGCGATGATGAACACGGCTGGACAAAAGATGGCGTGTTCAATTTTGAAGGTGGTTGCTATGCCAAGTGCATTGACCTGACTGCCGAAAAAGAACCTGAAATTTTTGCCGCCATCAAGCCCGGCGCCTTGTTGGAAAACATTGTATTTGTGCCCGGCACCAACGAAGTAGATTTTTCGGCCAAAGACATTACAGAAAATACCCGTGTCAGTTATCCGTTACATTTTATCAGCAATGCCAAATCGCCGGCAGTAGCGGGTATCCCACGCAATATTTTCTTCCTCACTTGTGATGCCAACGGTGTGTTGCCACCCATTAGCCGCCTTACCCGTGAGCAGGCCATGTACCATTTCATCAGTGGCTACACAGCCAGAGTGGCCGGTACCGAAGCTGGTGTAACCGAACCGAAGAGCACCTTCAGTGCCTGCTTTGGCGCACCGTTTTTACCGCTGCACCCCGGCAAGTATGCCCAAATGCTGGGCGAAAAATTGCAGCAACACGACGTGAATGTGTGGCTCATCAATACAGGCTGGATAGGTGGTGCGTATGGCACTGGCAGCCGCATTAAACTGAGCTACACCCGTGCCATGATTACGGCAGCACTGAATGGAGAACTCGATGATTTGAAATATGAGTTGCTCCCCTACTTCCGCCTGCAAGTGCCCATGCATTGCCCCGGCGTACCTTCTGAAGTGCTGAACCCACGTAAAAACTGGCCCGATGCTGCCGCATACGATCAGCGGGCTGCTGCACTGGCCCACGACTTTGTACAAAACTTTGAAAAATATGCATCCGGTGTAACGGCAGAAATTTTGGCTGCTGCACCAGTGTTGCACAACGACCAGAACTAA
- a CDS encoding LolA family protein — translation MKFRSVFVFAIAILCLSQAVQAQDATALILKLKAKLEKVNDYSATGRLRTDVAFLKVPVAKVNVYFKKPNRFRISKEKGISILPKGGVSVNMQNVLNDKNFVALDAGTATLQGQTVRVVKVLPADNNSDVVLTTLYIDEANLLIKKSTTTTKENGTYDVELFYGKWTAYALPDKTVFSFNTKDYKLPKGVTLEFDDGEKPDTNKLKNKKGYVELTYDNYVINKGVPDTFFSGK, via the coding sequence ATGAAATTTCGTTCTGTATTTGTTTTTGCAATCGCAATCCTCTGTCTTTCGCAGGCTGTGCAGGCCCAAGATGCCACCGCCCTGATACTTAAACTGAAAGCCAAACTGGAAAAAGTAAACGACTACAGCGCTACCGGAAGGCTGCGAACAGATGTGGCGTTTTTAAAAGTGCCGGTGGCCAAAGTGAATGTGTATTTTAAAAAACCCAACCGCTTTCGTATTTCCAAAGAAAAGGGCATTAGTATTTTGCCCAAAGGCGGCGTAAGTGTGAACATGCAAAATGTACTCAACGATAAAAACTTTGTAGCGCTGGATGCCGGTACCGCTACCCTGCAAGGCCAAACCGTGAGGGTGGTAAAAGTGCTGCCGGCAGACAATAACAGCGATGTGGTACTAACGACTTTGTACATTGATGAAGCCAACTTGCTCATCAAAAAATCAACGACTACCACTAAAGAAAATGGCACTTATGATGTAGAATTGTTTTATGGCAAATGGACAGCGTATGCCTTGCCGGATAAAACTGTATTCAGCTTTAATACCAAAGACTACAAACTGCCCAAGGGTGTAACTTTGGAGTTTGACGATGGCGAAAAGCCCGATACCAACAAGCTGAAAAACAAGAAGGGCTATGTTGAATTGACCTACGACAACTATGTCATCAACAAAGGGGTGCCGGATACTTTTTTCTCAGGTAAATAG
- a CDS encoding TonB-dependent receptor, with amino-acid sequence MNSRYNEDRFLNKGTELVNVAGNKLPYAPEWIWNGTLAIESKQGLGMRLFSNYVADQFADELNTVEASANGRTGLLDSRLLIDATAFYTLPNKKISFNISAKNLSNERYIASRRPEGIRVGIGRMVTAGVDIVL; translated from the coding sequence GTGAATAGCCGCTACAATGAAGATCGCTTCCTCAATAAAGGAACAGAACTTGTAAATGTAGCGGGCAACAAACTGCCCTATGCCCCCGAATGGATATGGAACGGCACATTGGCCATTGAAAGCAAACAAGGGTTGGGCATGCGTTTGTTCAGCAATTATGTAGCCGATCAATTTGCCGATGAGTTGAACACTGTAGAAGCCAGTGCCAATGGCAGAACAGGTTTGCTCGACAGTCGCTTACTAATTGATGCCACAGCATTCTACACCCTTCCCAACAAAAAAATCAGCTTCAATATCAGCGCCAAAAACCTGAGCAACGAACGTTACATTGCCAGCCGTCGCCCCGAAGGCATTCGGGTAGGCATAGGCCGAATGGTTACCGCAGGTGTAGACATAGTGCTATAA
- a CDS encoding YceI family protein, with amino-acid sequence MKQIKATFAAFALLAISASAFAGGGKANGKYAVNTAQSNLVWKAEKVTGKHDGTVKLSGGEITVANDKLVAGSFTIDMTTMAVVDIKDANMNGKLLGHLKSDDFFSVDKHKTATFVITSVTPASQAGSYTVKGNLTIKGITKPIEFPAAIIMDGKTLKATATITVDRTQFDIRYGSKSFFESIGDKAIYDDFIIELQLVANTK; translated from the coding sequence ATGAAACAAATCAAAGCAACTTTCGCAGCCTTCGCCTTGTTGGCTATCAGCGCTTCAGCCTTTGCCGGTGGTGGCAAAGCCAATGGTAAATATGCCGTAAACACTGCCCAGAGCAACCTGGTGTGGAAGGCAGAAAAAGTAACCGGTAAGCATGACGGTACCGTGAAGCTGAGCGGTGGCGAAATCACCGTAGCCAACGACAAACTGGTAGCTGGTTCTTTCACCATTGACATGACCACTATGGCTGTGGTTGACATCAAAGATGCTAACATGAATGGCAAACTGCTCGGCCACCTGAAAAGCGACGACTTCTTTAGCGTAGACAAGCACAAGACTGCCACTTTCGTCATTACTTCTGTTACACCTGCCAGCCAGGCCGGTAGTTACACTGTAAAAGGTAACCTCACTATCAAAGGCATCACCAAGCCCATCGAGTTTCCTGCTGCCATCATCATGGACGGCAAGACCCTGAAGGCTACTGCTACCATTACTGTTGACCGCACCCAATTCGACATCCGTTATGGTTCTAAGAGCTTCTTCGAAAGCATTGGCGACAAAGCGATCTATGATGATTTCATCATCGAATTGCAATTGGTAGCCAATACCAAGTAA
- the gpmI gene encoding 2,3-bisphosphoglycerate-independent phosphoglycerate mutase, which yields MNKTMLVIMDGWGLGQVPGSDAIRAANTPFVDSLYSQYPNTTLITCGEAVGLPDGQMGNSEVGHLNLGAGRIVYQELQRINVAIRSGEFQQNAVLLNSIRYAKENNKPLHLVGLVSDGGVHSHINHVKAIVSLCQAEGLSNVFIHAFTDGRDCDPKSGLGFIKDLQQHLDATVGKIATVDGRYYAMDRDKRWERVKLAYDAMVKGEGPTATSAIAAVEAAYAADVTDEFIKPTVMVDAEGKPVATIQEGDAVLVFNFRTDRCREITEVLTQQDFPDFGMHKLPLHYTTMTEYNKNWTGVHVVFETDNLNNTLGEVIAANGLKQIRMAETEKYPHVTFFFSGGREATFEGEKRLIVQSPKVATYDLQPEMSANEVTALLLPEIETEESAFICLNFANADMVGHTGVWEAAIKAAETVDNCVRQVVTTGLAHGYTIFLTADHGNSDYLVNEDGSPNTAHTLNPVPLFVISNTWKGTVKPGKLGDIAPSILTMMGLPIPKEMTGEVLVS from the coding sequence ATGAACAAAACCATGCTCGTTATTATGGACGGATGGGGCCTGGGCCAGGTGCCCGGCAGCGACGCCATCCGTGCCGCCAATACCCCTTTTGTCGACAGTTTATACAGCCAATATCCCAACACGACGCTCATTACCTGCGGCGAAGCCGTGGGCCTGCCCGACGGGCAAATGGGCAACAGCGAAGTGGGCCACCTCAACCTGGGGGCCGGCCGCATTGTGTATCAGGAGTTGCAACGCATCAACGTGGCCATTCGCAGTGGCGAGTTTCAGCAAAATGCGGTGTTGCTCAACAGCATCCGCTATGCCAAAGAAAACAACAAGCCGCTCCACCTCGTAGGCCTGGTAAGTGATGGCGGTGTGCACAGCCACATCAACCATGTAAAAGCCATTGTGAGCCTGTGCCAGGCAGAAGGCTTGTCGAATGTATTCATCCATGCCTTTACCGACGGCCGCGATTGCGACCCCAAAAGCGGCTTGGGTTTCATCAAAGATTTGCAGCAGCACCTCGATGCTACCGTAGGTAAAATTGCTACGGTTGACGGTCGCTATTATGCCATGGACCGCGACAAACGCTGGGAGCGAGTGAAGCTGGCCTACGATGCCATGGTAAAAGGCGAAGGTCCAACCGCCACCAGTGCTATTGCTGCCGTAGAAGCAGCGTATGCCGCTGATGTAACCGATGAATTCATTAAGCCAACGGTGATGGTGGATGCTGAAGGAAAACCCGTGGCGACCATTCAGGAAGGCGATGCCGTGCTGGTGTTCAACTTCCGTACCGACCGCTGCCGCGAAATCACCGAAGTGCTGACGCAGCAAGACTTCCCCGACTTTGGCATGCACAAGCTGCCACTCCATTACACCACCATGACCGAATACAACAAAAACTGGACGGGTGTACACGTGGTGTTTGAAACCGACAACCTCAATAATACGTTGGGAGAAGTGATTGCCGCGAATGGTTTGAAGCAAATCCGCATGGCGGAAACCGAAAAATATCCGCATGTAACCTTCTTCTTCAGCGGTGGCCGCGAAGCCACTTTTGAAGGCGAAAAGCGGTTGATTGTACAAAGCCCCAAAGTGGCCACTTACGATTTGCAGCCCGAAATGAGTGCCAATGAAGTAACCGCTTTGCTGCTGCCGGAAATTGAAACAGAAGAGTCGGCATTTATCTGCCTCAACTTTGCCAATGCCGACATGGTGGGCCATACGGGGGTATGGGAAGCCGCCATTAAAGCTGCCGAAACGGTAGACAATTGTGTTCGCCAGGTGGTAACTACGGGTCTGGCGCATGGCTATACCATTTTCCTCACCGCCGACCATGGCAACAGCGATTATCTGGTGAATGAAGATGGCAGCCCCAATACGGCACATACGCTCAATCCGGTGCCGCTGTTTGTGATCAGCAATACCTGGAAAGGCACCGTGAAGCCTGGCAAACTGGGCGATATTGCTCCGAGCATTTTAACGATGATGGGCCTCCCCATTCCGAAGGAAATGACGGGTGAGGTGTTGGTGTCGTGA
- a CDS encoding translation initiation factor translates to MAQKKKLNSLSDLGGLVYSTDPNFKPVEDETPTALLPAAQQRLRIWFETKHRGGKAVTIVAGFEGPDADLEQLGKQLKQACGTGGSVKEGEILVQGDHRDKVLQWLLKNGYTQTKKAGG, encoded by the coding sequence ATGGCACAAAAAAAGAAACTCAACAGCCTCTCCGATTTGGGCGGCCTTGTATACAGCACCGACCCCAATTTTAAACCCGTGGAGGATGAAACACCAACAGCATTGCTGCCTGCAGCACAACAACGCCTGCGCATTTGGTTTGAAACCAAACACCGCGGTGGCAAAGCCGTTACCATTGTTGCCGGGTTTGAAGGCCCCGATGCCGACCTGGAACAACTGGGCAAGCAACTCAAGCAAGCCTGCGGTACCGGCGGCAGTGTAAAAGAGGGTGAAATACTGGTTCAGGGCGACCACCGCGACAAAGTGCTGCAATGGTTGCTGAAAAATGGCTACACCCAAACCAAAAAAGCCGGTGGCTGA
- the tnpA gene encoding IS200/IS605 family transposase: MPNTYTKIYIHVVFAVQGRQNLLQVQWRSQLYKYICGIVNGKKQKVYAIGGVADHIHILLSIKPDIALSDLIRDIKTSSAKWINDQKLIAGKFHWQEGFGAFSSTQISVGFNHSIHPSARKTSSKTVFQTRVSGVVAKI; the protein is encoded by the coding sequence ATGCCAAACACCTACACAAAAATCTATATCCACGTAGTATTTGCCGTACAAGGAAGACAAAACTTGTTACAGGTGCAATGGCGTAGTCAACTATACAAGTATATCTGTGGCATCGTAAACGGAAAAAAACAAAAAGTGTATGCTATCGGCGGTGTAGCCGATCACATACACATCTTGCTTAGCATTAAGCCTGATATAGCATTATCAGATTTGATAAGGGATATCAAAACATCCTCCGCCAAATGGATCAATGATCAAAAATTGATTGCCGGAAAGTTTCATTGGCAGGAAGGTTTTGGGGCGTTTTCATCAACGCAAATCTCAGTTGGATTCAATCATTCAATACATCCATCAGCAAGAAAAACATCATCAAAAACAGTCTTTCAAACAAGAGTATCAGGGGTTGTTGCAAAAATTTGA
- the nadC gene encoding carboxylating nicotinate-nucleotide diphosphorylase, translating to MTSIEFDQKLAHLVQEALAEDIGDGDHSTLSCIPASQKGRAVLRIKQQGVLAGVQVAEKIFRLVEPDVHFHQHKQDGQHMQNGETAFAVEASIHTILSCERLVLNCMQRMSGIATLTEQYVKKLQGYKTRILDTRKTTPNFRLLEKEAVRIGGAVNHRFGLYDMIMLKDNHIDYAGGIEAAIERAWTYVNEHKPGMKIEVETRTLEDVALVAKVGRGKVFRVMVDNFQPADIVTALHILSDDFETEASGGITLDNIESYAATGVDYVSTGALIHQAKSLDLSLKAQIRNG from the coding sequence ATGACGAGTATTGAATTTGATCAGAAACTGGCCCACCTGGTACAGGAAGCATTGGCTGAAGACATTGGCGATGGCGACCACAGCACCCTGTCTTGTATTCCCGCTTCGCAAAAAGGAAGAGCAGTACTGCGCATTAAACAGCAGGGCGTATTGGCTGGTGTACAGGTTGCCGAAAAAATATTCCGCCTGGTAGAACCCGATGTACATTTTCACCAGCACAAACAAGATGGCCAACACATGCAAAATGGTGAAACGGCATTTGCGGTGGAAGCCTCCATTCATACCATTCTCAGCTGCGAAAGACTGGTGCTCAACTGCATGCAACGCATGAGTGGCATTGCTACCCTTACAGAGCAGTATGTAAAAAAATTGCAGGGCTATAAAACCCGCATTCTCGACACCCGCAAAACCACGCCCAATTTTCGACTGCTCGAAAAAGAAGCGGTACGCATTGGCGGTGCCGTCAACCACCGCTTTGGCTTGTACGATATGATCATGCTGAAAGACAACCATATTGACTATGCAGGCGGCATTGAAGCAGCTATAGAACGTGCTTGGACTTATGTAAACGAACACAAGCCAGGCATGAAAATAGAAGTAGAAACCCGTACGCTGGAAGATGTAGCATTGGTGGCCAAAGTGGGCCGTGGCAAAGTATTTCGGGTAATGGTCGATAATTTTCAACCGGCAGATATTGTAACTGCGCTGCACATACTGAGCGATGATTTTGAAACCGAAGCCAGCGGCGGCATTACCCTCGACAACATAGAATCTTATGCTGCAACGGGTGTAGATTATGTGAGCACCGGAGCACTCATTCATCAGGCCAAAAGTTTAGACCTGAGTTTGAAAGCGCAGATAAGAAATGGTTGA
- a CDS encoding MGMT family protein, with the protein MKKRSSTTNSSHSFFENVWDVVRQVPKGRVTTYGAIAKYLGSGMSARMVGWAMNAAHVLPDVPAQRVVNRMGMLSGKMHFGTPTRMEELLKKDGVAVKEDVVADFAQRFWDPAIELDL; encoded by the coding sequence ATGAAAAAACGGAGCAGCACCACCAATAGCAGCCACAGCTTTTTTGAAAACGTATGGGATGTAGTGCGGCAGGTACCAAAAGGCCGGGTTACCACCTATGGAGCCATAGCCAAATACCTGGGCAGTGGCATGAGTGCCCGTATGGTAGGCTGGGCCATGAATGCCGCTCATGTACTGCCCGATGTGCCTGCGCAACGTGTAGTCAACCGCATGGGCATGCTTAGTGGCAAAATGCATTTTGGCACGCCCACCCGCATGGAAGAATTATTGAAAAAAGATGGCGTAGCAGTAAAAGAAGATGTAGTCGCCGATTTTGCCCAACGCTTTTGGGACCCGGCTATTGAGCTGGATTTATAA
- the trmB gene encoding tRNA (guanosine(46)-N7)-methyltransferase TrmB produces the protein MGQKKLIRFAAIKSFSNVLEYPENMPGTWGSFFASAQPLTLELACGKGEYAVGLGQMFPKRNFLGVDVKGNRIFIGAKRALAMGLGNVGFMRTQIDRIDQYFAPGEVAEIWLTFPDPQLRTGHARKRLTHPNFLRRYQRFLQPGACINLKTDSPVLHAFTLLVIEHYGCSLVTNYTNVYGEATEPELLTIQTHYEGLDIAQSGRIFYLRFQLPDVIDAAKDEAFKQAGVGAGAGNTSIGSRFMKVQLKEGEDYYYSPEGYMVLTEKYHLERGVCCGNGCRHCPYAYVRVPEPRKSHLLQQQAAKSDTRTDKPV, from the coding sequence ATGGGCCAAAAGAAACTCATCCGCTTCGCAGCTATCAAATCGTTTTCCAATGTGCTGGAGTACCCCGAAAACATGCCGGGTACCTGGGGCAGCTTTTTTGCCAGCGCACAGCCACTCACATTGGAGCTGGCCTGTGGCAAAGGCGAATACGCCGTTGGTTTGGGCCAAATGTTTCCGAAAAGAAATTTTCTGGGTGTAGATGTAAAAGGCAACCGCATTTTCATTGGTGCCAAGCGGGCCCTGGCCATGGGTTTGGGCAATGTAGGTTTTATGCGTACCCAAATCGACCGCATCGATCAGTATTTTGCCCCCGGCGAGGTTGCCGAAATCTGGCTCACCTTCCCCGACCCGCAGCTGCGGACCGGCCATGCCCGTAAGCGACTGACACATCCCAACTTTTTGCGTCGCTACCAGCGTTTTCTGCAGCCCGGCGCCTGTATCAATCTCAAAACCGATTCGCCGGTGCTGCATGCCTTTACCCTGCTGGTGATTGAACATTATGGCTGCAGCTTGGTTACAAATTACACCAACGTGTATGGCGAAGCCACCGAGCCGGAGTTGTTGACTATTCAAACCCATTACGAGGGCCTCGACATTGCACAAAGTGGTCGGATTTTTTACCTGCGGTTTCAACTGCCCGATGTAATAGATGCAGCGAAAGACGAAGCATTTAAACAAGCGGGTGTGGGAGCTGGAGCAGGGAACACAAGCATCGGCAGCAGATTTATGAAAGTGCAACTGAAAGAGGGCGAAGATTACTATTACAGCCCCGAAGGGTACATGGTGTTGACAGAAAAATACCACCTCGAACGTGGGGTGTGCTGTGGCAATGGCTGCCGGCATTGCCCCTATGCATACGTTCGGGTGCCCGAGCCCCGCAAAAGCCATTTGTTACAACAACAGGCTGCGAAGTCTGACACCCGAACTGATAAGCCGGTTTAG